From Yersinia hibernica, a single genomic window includes:
- a CDS encoding glutamate synthase small subunit, translated as MSQNVYQFIDLQRVDPPKKPLKIRKIEFVEIYEPFSETQAKAQADRCLSCGNPYCEWKCPVHNYIPNWLKLANEGRIMEAADLAHQTNSLPEVCGRVCPQDRLCEGSCTLNDEFGAVTIGNIERYISDKAIEMGWKPDMSHVHPTGKRVAVIGAGPAGLACADVLARNGVQAVVFDRHPEIGGLLTFGIPAFKLEKEVMIKRRKIFSEMGIEFQLNTEIGKDITLDALLTEYDAVFLGVGTYQSMRGGLENEDASGVYDALPFLIANTKQLMGYEAAAHEPYINMQGKRVVVLGGGDTAMDCVRTSIRQGATDVVCAYRRDESNMPGSKREVKNAREEGVEFKFNLQPLSIEVNSNGKVCGVKMVRTQLGAPDAQGRSMAEQIPGSEHVLPADAVVMAFGFRPHSMEWLAAHDVTLDKQGRVVAPERTDNAFQTSNPKIFAGGDIVRGSDLVVTAIAEGRKAAEGIMNYLEV; from the coding sequence ATGAGTCAGAATGTTTATCAGTTTATCGACCTACAGCGCGTAGATCCGCCGAAAAAGCCGCTGAAGATCCGTAAAATTGAATTTGTTGAGATTTACGAGCCATTCTCGGAAACACAGGCGAAAGCCCAGGCAGACCGCTGTTTGTCTTGCGGTAACCCCTATTGTGAATGGAAATGCCCGGTGCATAACTACATCCCCAACTGGCTGAAACTGGCTAATGAAGGGCGGATTATGGAAGCGGCGGATCTGGCCCACCAGACCAACAGCTTGCCGGAAGTCTGCGGCCGTGTATGCCCACAAGATCGTTTGTGCGAAGGTTCTTGTACTCTGAATGACGAATTCGGTGCGGTTACCATCGGCAACATCGAGCGCTATATCAGTGATAAAGCCATTGAGATGGGCTGGAAACCGGATATGTCCCATGTCCACCCCACCGGTAAACGTGTCGCGGTTATCGGGGCTGGCCCTGCGGGGCTGGCCTGTGCTGATGTGTTAGCGCGTAACGGTGTTCAAGCGGTGGTATTTGACCGTCACCCAGAAATTGGGGGGCTACTGACCTTTGGTATTCCGGCCTTTAAGCTGGAAAAAGAAGTGATGATTAAGCGCCGTAAAATCTTCTCCGAGATGGGGATTGAATTCCAACTGAACACTGAAATTGGCAAAGACATCACCCTAGATGCGCTGCTTACCGAGTATGACGCGGTGTTCCTCGGGGTCGGGACCTACCAGTCAATGCGCGGTGGCTTGGAAAACGAAGATGCCTCTGGTGTGTATGATGCGCTGCCATTCCTGATTGCCAATACCAAACAGTTGATGGGCTATGAAGCGGCAGCTCACGAGCCTTATATCAACATGCAAGGTAAGCGCGTGGTGGTACTGGGTGGCGGTGATACCGCCATGGACTGCGTGCGCACCTCCATCCGCCAAGGAGCAACAGACGTAGTTTGTGCCTATCGCCGCGATGAGAGCAATATGCCAGGCTCCAAGCGGGAAGTGAAAAATGCCCGTGAAGAAGGGGTGGAATTTAAATTTAACCTGCAGCCTTTGAGCATTGAGGTGAACAGTAATGGCAAAGTCTGTGGCGTGAAGATGGTGCGCACCCAATTGGGCGCACCTGATGCACAAGGCCGCAGCATGGCTGAGCAGATCCCAGGCTCAGAACATGTCCTGCCAGCAGATGCTGTGGTCATGGCATTTGGCTTCCGCCCACATAGCATGGAATGGCTAGCGGCTCATGACGTTACATTGGATAAACAAGGCCGAGTCGTGGCACCAGAGCGCACGGACAATGCTTTCCAGACCAGTAACCCAAAAATCTTTGCCGGCGGCGATATCGTTCGTGGCTCTGATTTAGTGGTCACAGCCATTGCTGAGGGCCGCAAAGCCGCAGAAGGCATCATGAATTATCTAGAAGTCTGA
- the sspB gene encoding ClpXP protease specificity-enhancing factor: MATSDMSPRRPYLLRAFYEWLIDNQLTPHLVVDVTRPGVSVPMEFARDGQIVLNVAPRAVGNLELGNDGVSFNARFGGVPRQVTVPMGAVMAIYARENGSGTLFEPEEAYDADADGHFVGMEEDSETTSTESLTLVTDDTQAPEGEGHSPDDEPPPPRGGRPALRVVK; this comes from the coding sequence ATGGCGACGTCTGATATGTCTCCGCGCCGTCCTTACCTGTTGCGCGCATTTTATGAGTGGCTGATTGATAATCAACTGACTCCACATCTGGTCGTAGATGTTACCCGGCCGGGTGTTTCGGTGCCAATGGAGTTTGCCCGTGATGGGCAAATTGTCTTGAATGTGGCACCGCGCGCGGTGGGTAATCTGGAACTCGGCAATGATGGCGTCAGCTTCAATGCCCGTTTCGGTGGTGTTCCCCGTCAAGTGACTGTCCCCATGGGGGCGGTGATGGCTATCTATGCGCGTGAAAACGGTTCAGGCACCCTGTTTGAACCTGAAGAAGCTTACGATGCAGATGCTGATGGTCATTTTGTTGGTATGGAAGAAGACAGCGAGACTACGTCGACTGAAAGCCTAACATTAGTTACGGATGACACTCAGGCCCCAGAAGGTGAGGGGCATTCACCTGATGATGAGCCGCCACCGCCACGTGGTGGCCGCCCAGCATTACGGGTCGTTAAGTAA
- the sspA gene encoding stringent starvation protein SspA, with protein sequence MAVAANKRSVMTLFSGPTDIFSHQVRIVLAEKGVSVEIEQVEADNLPQDLIDLNPYRTVPTLVDRELTLYESRIIMEYLDERFPHPPLMPVYPVARGSSRLMMHRIEHDWYSLLHKIEQGNAQEAEAARKQLREELLSIAPVFNEAPYFMSEEFSLVDCYLAPLLWRLPVLGIEFTGAGSKELKGYMTRVFERDAFLASLTEAEREMRLQTRG encoded by the coding sequence ATGGCTGTCGCTGCCAACAAACGTTCGGTAATGACGCTGTTTTCCGGCCCGACCGACATTTTTAGCCATCAAGTACGCATCGTACTGGCGGAGAAAGGTGTCAGTGTTGAGATTGAGCAGGTTGAAGCTGATAATCTGCCGCAGGACTTGATTGACCTCAACCCTTACCGTACCGTTCCTACTTTGGTTGATCGCGAGCTAACGCTGTATGAATCCCGCATCATCATGGAATACTTGGATGAGCGTTTTCCTCATCCACCATTGATGCCGGTATACCCTGTTGCACGTGGTAGCAGCCGTTTGATGATGCACCGCATTGAGCATGACTGGTATTCCCTGCTGCACAAAATCGAACAAGGCAATGCCCAAGAAGCGGAAGCAGCACGTAAACAATTGCGTGAAGAACTGCTCTCCATCGCTCCGGTGTTTAATGAAGCGCCTTACTTTATGAGTGAAGAGTTCAGCCTGGTCGATTGCTATCTGGCCCCGCTGTTGTGGCGCTTGCCAGTATTAGGCATTGAATTCACTGGCGCGGGTTCTAAAGAGCTGAAAGGCTATATGACACGTGTGTTTGAGCGTGATGCATTCCTGGCTTCTCTGACTGAAGCTGAACGTGAAATGCGCCTGCAAACCCGGGGTTAA
- the rpsI gene encoding 30S ribosomal protein S9, translated as MAENQYYGTGRRKSSAARVFLKPGSGKIVINQRSLEVYFGRETARMVVNQPLELVDMVTKFDMYITVKGGGISGQAGAIRHGITRALMEYDESLRGELRKAGFVTRDAREVERKKVGLRKARRRPQFSKR; from the coding sequence ATGGCTGAAAATCAATACTACGGCACTGGTCGCCGCAAAAGTTCTGCTGCACGCGTTTTTCTTAAGCCGGGCAGTGGTAAAATCGTTATTAACCAACGTAGCCTTGAAGTTTACTTCGGTCGTGAAACTGCCCGCATGGTAGTGAATCAACCGCTGGAACTGGTAGACATGGTTACCAAGTTTGACATGTACATCACTGTTAAAGGTGGTGGTATTTCAGGTCAGGCTGGCGCTATCCGTCACGGTATCACCCGTGCACTGATGGAATATGACGAGTCTCTACGTGGTGAACTGCGTAAAGCTGGCTTCGTAACGCGTGATGCGCGTGAAGTTGAGCGTAAGAAAGTGGGTCTGCGTAAAGCACGTCGTCGTCCACAGTTCTCCAAACGTTAA
- the rplM gene encoding 50S ribosomal protein L13, whose translation MKTFTAKPETVKRDWYVVDANGKTLGRLATELASRLRGKHKAEYTPHVDTGDYIIVLNAEKVAVTGNKRTDKVYYRHTGHIGGIKQATFEEMIARSPERVIEIAVKGMLPKGPLGRAMYRKLKVYAGTEHNHAAQQPQVLDI comes from the coding sequence ATGAAAACTTTCACAGCTAAACCAGAAACTGTAAAACGCGACTGGTATGTTGTTGACGCGAATGGTAAGACCTTGGGTCGCCTCGCTACTGAACTGGCTAGTCGCCTACGCGGCAAGCATAAAGCGGAATACACCCCGCACGTTGATACTGGTGATTACATCATCGTTCTGAACGCAGAAAAAGTTGCTGTAACCGGTAACAAGCGTACAGACAAGGTTTATTACCGTCACACCGGTCACATCGGTGGTATCAAACAAGCGACCTTTGAAGAGATGATTGCCCGCAGTCCTGAGCGTGTGATTGAAATCGCGGTTAAAGGCATGCTGCCGAAGGGTCCGCTGGGCCGTGCAATGTATCGTAAACTTAAAGTTTATGCAGGTACTGAGCACAATCATGCGGCACAGCAACCGCAAGTTCTGGACATTTAA
- the zapE gene encoding cell division protein ZapE, translated as MQSSSPRVLYQQALDAGDYQPDAVQQRTVARLDAIYQELNQRQSSPAGSASIRGRLGRLLGRTAPRTPIRPVQGLYMWGGVGRGKTWLMDMFFHSLPGERKLRLHFHRFMLRVHQELTALQGHENPLEIIADGFKAQTDVLCFDEFFVSDITDAMLLATLLEALFARGITLVATSNIPPDDLYRNGLQRARFLPAIALIKQYCDVMNVDAGIDYRLRTLTQANLYLTPLSAQTDQAMADIFIKLAGKEGEKAPVLEVNHRPLPAICSAQGVLAVDFHNLCEEARSQLDYIALSKLYHTVLLHNVHRMATQDENTARRFLALVDEFYERRVKLIIAAEASMFEIYCGERLKFEYQRCLSRLQEMQSEEYLSLPHLP; from the coding sequence ATGCAATCAAGTTCACCTAGAGTACTTTACCAGCAGGCACTAGATGCCGGCGACTATCAACCTGATGCTGTACAGCAGCGCACCGTTGCAAGGCTGGATGCCATTTATCAGGAACTGAATCAGCGCCAGAGTTCCCCTGCGGGCAGCGCCAGTATTCGAGGGCGTTTGGGGCGTTTATTGGGCCGAACTGCCCCTCGCACCCCCATTCGCCCGGTTCAGGGCCTGTATATGTGGGGCGGCGTGGGGCGGGGTAAAACCTGGCTGATGGACATGTTTTTCCACAGTTTGCCGGGTGAACGTAAGCTCCGCCTGCATTTCCACCGTTTTATGTTACGGGTACATCAGGAGCTAACCGCGTTGCAAGGCCATGAAAATCCATTAGAAATCATTGCTGATGGCTTCAAGGCTCAGACTGATGTGCTGTGTTTTGATGAATTCTTTGTGTCGGATATTACTGATGCCATGTTGTTGGCGACCTTACTGGAAGCTCTGTTTGCTCGCGGCATCACGTTGGTTGCGACGTCCAATATTCCTCCGGACGATTTGTATCGTAATGGGTTACAGCGCGCTCGCTTCTTACCGGCCATTGCACTCATTAAGCAATATTGTGACGTGATGAATGTTGATGCGGGTATTGACTATCGTCTGCGCACGTTGACTCAAGCAAATCTCTATCTGACCCCACTCAGCGCGCAAACTGACCAGGCAATGGCAGATATTTTCATTAAGCTGGCGGGCAAAGAAGGAGAAAAGGCACCGGTGCTGGAAGTCAATCACCGGCCTTTGCCGGCCATTTGCTCAGCACAGGGTGTTCTAGCCGTTGATTTCCATAACTTATGTGAAGAGGCCCGCAGCCAACTTGATTACATCGCGCTATCTAAGCTTTATCACACCGTATTGCTGCACAATGTCCACCGGATGGCGACGCAAGATGAAAATACGGCCCGGCGTTTTTTGGCATTAGTCGATGAGTTTTATGAGCGGCGAGTGAAATTGATTATTGCCGCAGAAGCATCAATGTTTGAGATTTATTGCGGTGAGCGTCTTAAATTTGAATATCAGCGCTGTTTATCGCGATTACAAGAGATGCAGAGTGAAGAATATCTCTCTTTACCGCATTTGCCGTAA
- the zapG gene encoding Z-ring associated protein ZapG: MTWEYALIGLVVGIVIGAVAMRFGNRKLRQQQVLQNELEKSKTDLEEYRQELVGHFARSAELLDNMARDYRQLYQHMAKSSNNLLPDLPLQDNPFRYRLSESEADNDQAPVKMPPRDYSEGASGLLRPEHQTRD; this comes from the coding sequence ATGACCTGGGAGTATGCGCTTATTGGGTTGGTTGTTGGTATTGTGATTGGCGCGGTGGCTATGCGCTTTGGCAACCGCAAATTGCGTCAGCAGCAAGTGCTGCAAAATGAGCTGGAGAAGAGCAAAACAGATCTGGAAGAATATCGCCAGGAACTGGTTGGGCATTTTGCCCGCAGTGCCGAATTGCTGGATAACATGGCTCGCGACTATCGCCAGCTTTATCAGCATATGGCGAAAAGCTCCAATAACTTGTTACCGGACTTGCCGTTGCAGGATAATCCGTTCCGCTACCGTCTGAGCGAATCGGAAGCTGATAATGATCAGGCACCGGTCAAAATGCCACCTCGTGATTACTCCGAAGGGGCATCCGGCTTACTGCGCCCGGAACATCAGACCCGGGACTAA
- the degQ gene encoding serine endoprotease DegQ encodes MKKKSLFLSALAMSVSLGLASVPMVNAAALPAAVAGQAVPSLAPMLEKVLPAVVSVHVSGTQAQQQRLPEEFKFFFGPNAPTGKESNRPFEGLGSGVIINAEKGYVLTNNHVINNADKIRVQLNDGREYDAKLLGRDEQTDIALLQLTDAKNLTAIKIADSDNLRVGDFAVAVGNPFGLGQTATSGIISALGRSGLNLEGLENFIQTDASINRGNSGGALVNLNGELIGINTAILAPGGGNIGIGFAIPSNMAQNLSQQLIEFGEVKRGLLGIRGSEMTADMAKAFNIDAQRGAFVSEVLPKSAASKAGIKAGDVLVSVDGKPISSFAELRAKVGTTGPGKAIKVGLLRDGKPLEVTVTLENSSPTSTSADTLSPSLQGASLSNGEIKGGSKGVKVENVTKGSPAAQSGLQKDDVIIAVNRVRVKDIAELRKAIEAKPAVIALNIVRGDENIYLLIR; translated from the coding sequence ATGAAGAAAAAGTCATTATTTCTTAGTGCGCTGGCAATGAGTGTCAGCTTAGGTCTCGCGTCTGTTCCTATGGTGAACGCAGCAGCACTTCCCGCCGCCGTAGCAGGGCAAGCAGTCCCAAGTCTGGCACCAATGCTGGAGAAAGTATTGCCCGCCGTTGTCAGCGTTCACGTCTCTGGCACCCAAGCCCAGCAACAGCGTTTGCCCGAAGAGTTCAAATTCTTCTTTGGCCCGAATGCCCCAACAGGTAAAGAGAGTAACCGCCCCTTTGAAGGTTTGGGCTCTGGCGTCATTATTAATGCGGAAAAAGGTTATGTACTGACCAATAACCACGTTATCAATAACGCCGATAAAATCCGTGTTCAGCTCAATGATGGCCGTGAATATGATGCCAAACTGCTGGGGCGCGATGAACAAACTGATATTGCGTTGTTACAGCTAACAGACGCCAAAAATCTGACCGCCATTAAAATAGCTGACTCCGATAATCTGCGAGTCGGAGATTTTGCCGTCGCCGTGGGTAACCCATTTGGTCTGGGGCAAACTGCCACATCCGGTATTATTTCAGCCCTGGGTCGCAGCGGCCTGAATTTGGAAGGGTTAGAAAACTTTATTCAGACTGACGCCTCTATCAACCGGGGGAATTCTGGCGGTGCGCTGGTGAATTTGAACGGTGAATTGATCGGAATTAACACCGCAATTTTAGCGCCAGGTGGCGGTAACATCGGCATCGGGTTCGCTATTCCGAGTAATATGGCGCAAAACCTCAGCCAACAGTTAATTGAGTTTGGTGAAGTGAAACGCGGTCTGCTTGGTATCCGTGGTAGTGAAATGACCGCAGACATGGCAAAAGCCTTTAATATTGATGCTCAGCGCGGTGCTTTTGTCAGTGAAGTATTGCCAAAATCAGCGGCATCGAAAGCCGGTATCAAAGCGGGTGATGTATTAGTTTCCGTCGATGGTAAACCTATCAGCAGCTTTGCGGAGTTACGCGCCAAAGTAGGTACCACCGGCCCGGGTAAAGCCATTAAAGTCGGTTTATTGCGTGATGGTAAGCCACTTGAAGTGACTGTCACACTGGAGAACAGCAGCCCAACGTCCACCAGTGCCGACACCTTATCCCCCTCATTGCAGGGCGCATCCCTGAGTAATGGCGAAATCAAAGGCGGCAGCAAGGGCGTTAAAGTAGAAAATGTCACCAAAGGTTCACCGGCAGCGCAATCGGGCTTGCAGAAAGACGATGTGATTATTGCCGTAAACCGTGTGCGCGTAAAAGATATCGCCGAGTTACGCAAAGCGATTGAAGCTAAACCGGCGGTTATTGCACTGAACATTGTGCGCGGTGATGAGAATATTTATCTGTTAATCCGCTAA
- the degS gene encoding outer membrane-stress sensor serine endopeptidase DegS, with product MFLKLLRSIILGLIVAGILLVAIPMLRSPGNFFSSNGNSIDEEAPVSYNQAVRRAAPAVVNVYNRSLSPTQEGLAIRTLGSGVIMSDKGYILTNKHVINNAEQIIVALQNGRISEALLVGSDNLTDLAVLKIDAVNLPVIPININRTPHIGDVVLAIGNPYNLGQTVTQGIISATGRIGLSDSGRQNFLQTDASINQGNSGGALVNTLGELMGINTLSFDKSSNGETPEGIGFAIPTALATKVMEKLIRDGRVIRGYIGITGEEYPPFNASGNSGERIHGIKVNKISPNGPAANANLHVGDIILSVNNKPATSVIETMDQVAEIRPGTTIPVLLLRNGQQITAQITITELDQNEVLGQQQPAP from the coding sequence ATGTTTCTTAAGCTATTGCGTTCTATTATTTTGGGGCTCATTGTTGCCGGTATCTTGCTGGTCGCAATACCTATGCTCCGCAGCCCCGGCAATTTCTTTTCCAGCAATGGTAATAGCATAGATGAAGAGGCCCCCGTCAGTTATAACCAGGCGGTGCGCAGGGCTGCCCCTGCCGTTGTTAATGTTTATAACCGTAGCCTAAGCCCGACTCAGGAAGGGCTAGCCATTCGCACTTTGGGCTCCGGCGTGATCATGAGTGATAAGGGTTATATTCTTACCAATAAACACGTTATCAATAATGCTGAACAGATCATTGTCGCCTTACAAAATGGCCGGATATCAGAAGCATTGTTGGTCGGTTCAGATAATCTGACTGATTTAGCTGTCTTGAAAATCGATGCCGTAAATCTGCCGGTCATCCCCATTAATATTAATCGTACGCCACATATTGGTGATGTCGTGCTGGCGATTGGTAACCCATACAACCTTGGGCAAACCGTGACACAAGGGATTATCAGTGCCACTGGGCGGATTGGTTTGAGTGATTCCGGGCGACAAAACTTTCTCCAGACAGACGCCTCAATCAACCAAGGCAACTCCGGCGGTGCACTGGTTAATACCCTTGGTGAGTTGATGGGGATTAACACGCTGTCCTTTGATAAAAGCAGCAATGGCGAAACACCAGAAGGCATCGGTTTTGCCATTCCGACAGCGCTCGCGACCAAAGTGATGGAAAAGTTGATTCGTGATGGGCGGGTTATTCGTGGCTACATTGGGATTACCGGCGAAGAATATCCACCATTCAATGCCAGCGGTAATAGCGGCGAGCGAATTCACGGCATTAAAGTGAACAAGATATCGCCCAATGGCCCGGCCGCGAATGCTAACTTACACGTGGGCGATATCATTCTTAGCGTTAATAATAAGCCGGCAACGTCTGTGATTGAAACTATGGATCAGGTGGCGGAAATTCGCCCTGGCACCACCATTCCGGTGCTATTATTACGTAATGGCCAACAAATTACGGCCCAAATCACCATCACAGAATTGGACCAAAACGAAGTCCTTGGCCAACAACAGCCCGCGCCATAA
- the murA gene encoding UDP-N-acetylglucosamine 1-carboxyvinyltransferase produces MDKFRVQGRTRLSGEVTISGAKNAALPILFAALLAEEPVELQNVPKLKDIDTTIKLLSQLGTKIERDASGSVFVDASGVNEFCAPYDLVKTMRASIWALGPLVARFGKGQVSLPGGCAIGARPVDLHITGLEQLGAEIKLEEGYVKASVNGRLKAAHIVMDKVSVGATVTIMSAATLAEGTTIIENAAREPEIVDTANFLNTLGAKITGAGTDRITIEGVARLGGGVYRVLPDRIETGTFLVAAAISGGKVVCRQTRPDTLDAVLAKLREAGADIEVGDDWISLDMHGKRPKAVTLRTAPHPGFPTDMQAQFSLLNLVAEGTGVITETIFENRFMHVPELIRMGAHAEIESNTVICYGVEQLSGAQVMATDLRASASLVLAGCIADGVTIVDRIYHIDRGYEGIEDKLRALGAKIERVKGE; encoded by the coding sequence ATGGATAAGTTTCGTGTGCAGGGGCGGACTCGCCTAAGCGGTGAGGTCACCATTTCCGGGGCGAAAAACGCGGCATTACCGATATTGTTCGCTGCGTTATTGGCTGAGGAACCGGTAGAGTTGCAAAATGTCCCAAAGCTAAAAGACATTGATACCACCATTAAATTGTTGAGCCAATTAGGCACTAAAATTGAGCGTGATGCTTCCGGCTCTGTTTTTGTTGATGCCAGTGGTGTGAACGAATTTTGTGCGCCTTACGATTTAGTGAAAACCATGCGCGCCTCAATCTGGGCATTGGGGCCATTGGTTGCCCGCTTTGGTAAGGGGCAGGTCTCCCTACCGGGCGGTTGTGCTATTGGGGCGCGTCCGGTTGATTTGCATATTACTGGTTTGGAACAACTGGGTGCTGAAATCAAGCTGGAAGAGGGCTACGTTAAAGCATCTGTTAATGGGCGTTTGAAAGCTGCGCATATCGTGATGGATAAAGTCAGCGTTGGCGCGACGGTGACCATTATGAGTGCTGCCACATTGGCCGAGGGCACCACAATAATTGAAAACGCCGCTCGCGAGCCAGAAATCGTGGATACGGCAAACTTCCTTAATACGCTGGGAGCTAAAATTACTGGCGCAGGAACTGATCGCATTACTATTGAAGGTGTGGCTCGCTTGGGTGGCGGTGTTTATCGCGTACTGCCTGACCGTATCGAAACCGGTACTTTCCTGGTCGCAGCAGCAATTTCTGGCGGTAAAGTAGTTTGTCGTCAGACTCGCCCTGATACGCTGGATGCGGTGCTGGCTAAACTGCGTGAAGCGGGGGCCGATATTGAAGTTGGTGACGACTGGATAAGCCTTGATATGCATGGTAAACGCCCTAAAGCCGTTACCTTGCGGACTGCGCCACACCCAGGCTTCCCAACGGATATGCAGGCCCAGTTCAGCTTACTGAACTTGGTCGCGGAAGGCACGGGAGTTATCACCGAAACGATTTTCGAAAACCGTTTTATGCATGTACCAGAGCTGATTCGCATGGGCGCACATGCAGAAATCGAAAGTAATACCGTGATTTGCTATGGCGTCGAGCAACTGTCCGGTGCTCAAGTCATGGCAACCGATCTGCGTGCTTCTGCCAGTTTGGTATTAGCCGGCTGTATCGCTGATGGGGTGACTATTGTTGACCGTATTTATCATATCGATCGTGGTTATGAAGGTATCGAAGATAAATTGCGTGCGCTAGGTGCCAAGATCGAGCGTGTAAAAGGCGAATAA
- the ibaG gene encoding BolA family iron metabolism protein IbaG, protein MDTSEIKDVLMQALALQEAHVTGDGSHFQVIAVGELFADMSRVKKQQAVYAPLMEYIADNRIHALSIKAYTPQEWQRDRKLNGF, encoded by the coding sequence ATGGATACTTCCGAAATTAAAGACGTGCTGATGCAAGCATTGGCATTACAAGAAGCGCATGTTACCGGTGATGGCAGCCACTTTCAGGTGATTGCTGTGGGTGAGTTATTTGCTGATATGAGCCGGGTGAAAAAGCAGCAAGCGGTATATGCACCTTTGATGGAATATATTGCTGATAACCGTATTCATGCCTTATCCATTAAGGCCTATACGCCACAAGAGTGGCAGCGGGATCGCAAACTAAACGGCTTTTAA
- the mlaB gene encoding lipid asymmetry maintenance protein MlaB, with protein MADELHWQSQRETLILQGELDRETLLPLWQQRGVLLADKTCIDVSQLQRVDSSGLALLVHFRELRSKQGVSLTITGVSDRLSTLIELYNLRDVIPVEVASA; from the coding sequence ATGGCAGATGAATTGCATTGGCAGTCACAGCGCGAAACGCTGATACTGCAAGGTGAATTAGATCGTGAAACGCTGTTACCCCTGTGGCAACAGCGCGGGGTATTATTGGCAGATAAGACGTGCATTGATGTCAGCCAATTACAGCGCGTTGATTCATCTGGCCTGGCACTGCTGGTTCACTTTCGTGAACTGCGCAGCAAGCAGGGCGTCTCACTCACTATTACCGGTGTCAGTGATCGGTTGTCCACCTTGATTGAACTGTACAATCTGCGCGACGTCATCCCGGTGGAAGTTGCCAGCGCGTAG
- the mlaC gene encoding phospholipid-binding protein MlaC — MFKRLLMVALLVVAPLANAVDQTNPYRLMDEAAQRTFTRLKTEQAKIKQNPDYLRTIVREELLPFVQIKYAGALVLGSYYKAATPAQREAYFNAFSQYLEQAYGQALALYHGQTYDVAPDQPLGDANIIAIRVTILDPNGRPPVRLDFQWRKNSQTGHWQAYDMIAEGVSMISTKQNEWASILRQKGVDGLTQQLLIAAKQPITLDKQ; from the coding sequence ATGTTTAAACGTTTACTTATGGTCGCGTTGTTAGTGGTGGCACCACTGGCAAATGCGGTCGACCAAACCAACCCATACCGCTTAATGGATGAAGCGGCGCAAAGAACATTTACGCGCCTGAAAACCGAACAAGCCAAAATTAAGCAGAATCCAGATTATTTGCGCACTATCGTACGTGAAGAGTTATTGCCATTTGTGCAGATTAAATACGCCGGTGCCTTGGTGTTAGGCAGTTATTACAAAGCCGCCACACCTGCGCAGCGCGAGGCATATTTCAATGCGTTCAGCCAATACTTGGAACAGGCATATGGTCAGGCGCTGGCTTTGTATCATGGTCAAACTTACGACGTAGCGCCAGACCAGCCACTGGGTGATGCCAATATTATCGCCATTCGTGTGACTATCCTCGACCCTAATGGCCGCCCACCGGTACGTTTAGATTTCCAGTGGCGCAAAAACAGCCAAACGGGTCACTGGCAAGCGTATGACATGATAGCCGAAGGGGTTAGCATGATAAGCACCAAGCAAAATGAGTGGGCTTCTATCTTACGTCAGAAGGGCGTTGATGGCCTGACCCAACAGTTGCTGATTGCCGCAAAACAGCCGATAACTTTAGACAAGCAGTGA
- the mlaD gene encoding outer membrane lipid asymmetry maintenance protein MlaD, producing MQTKKNEVWVGAFILIAILAVVFLCLKVADIKSVGNQPTYRIYANFDNIGGLKNNSPVKIGGVVVGRIADITLDTKNYSPRVAIDIQQRYNHIPDTSSLAVRTSGLLGEQFLALNVGFEDPDMGTSILKDGGVIQDTKSALVLEDLIGQFLYKSDGNGNSDAPAAEPAAVNGSLPATQHP from the coding sequence ATGCAAACGAAGAAAAATGAAGTCTGGGTAGGGGCGTTTATACTGATTGCGATTCTGGCAGTGGTATTCCTCTGCTTGAAAGTGGCGGATATCAAATCTGTCGGCAATCAGCCGACTTACCGGATTTACGCAAATTTTGACAATATTGGCGGCCTAAAAAATAATTCGCCGGTCAAAATTGGTGGGGTGGTGGTGGGGCGAATCGCTGATATCACATTGGATACCAAAAACTACAGTCCACGGGTGGCGATAGATATTCAACAGCGCTATAACCATATCCCGGACACCAGTTCCTTGGCAGTACGCACTTCCGGTTTGTTGGGTGAGCAGTTCCTGGCGCTCAATGTCGGTTTTGAAGACCCTGACATGGGAACCAGTATTTTGAAAGATGGTGGCGTGATTCAAGACACCAAATCTGCATTGGTGTTGGAAGATCTTATCGGCCAGTTCTTGTACAAAAGTGACGGCAATGGTAATTCTGATGCGCCCGCCGCTGAGCCAGCAGCAGTCAATGGCAGTTTGCCCGCAACTCAACATCCTTAA